ACGTGgtggggaggctgggctgggcacaagGGCCAGGCCAGAAACGCTGAACCTGGGGCTGGCTTCTCCCCCTgcatgcagggacagcccctgaTGGGAGAGCCTTGGGCAggtcatgctgctgctgctgctgctgctgctggggcattGGGACAGGCTTtttgctgcctgccagctgtgtggggccctgtccttcctgcccccagagccctgagcatTCTCGTCCCTGCTGCCCCCACTGCTAGCTGcctccctcacagccccactCAAGGCCTTCTCTCCATCCTCCCGCAGACCATGAATTCCGTGGTATTGCTCTTCGTGCTCTTGAAAACCCTCATCCAGTACCCACAGCTCATGGGTGATGTTCCAGATGAGGAAACACGTCTGCGCATGGAAGTGCATGCCAAGCacatggaatgggagaggatTCGGCTGGAGTGGCAGGTGGAGCAGCTGGACCTGAAGCAGAGTGGAGTGGAGCAGTCCTTGCAGCTCTTGGCTCTTGCTGTGCTCCTGTTCCTTGTCTTGGTCCTGTGGCTGATGGGGTGCAAAAGGAGCCTGAGGAGAGAGGAGCCTGAAGAAGGAAACAATGGTGCAAACAAAGAGGAGGTCAGAAATGGGCTTGCAAATGAAGAAGTGGATGTTGGAAAtgcagaagaagaagatgatGCGAATGGGGAGGAAGATGGCAATGGTGATGGTAATGGGAAGATGGCAATGTTGCAGGAAATGGAGAAGATAATATTGAGAACGCAGTTGTCAATGAGGCTGCAAATGCCGCAAACAATGATCTTGCAATCGCGGCCTATGAAGGGGACAACGATTTGGACGATAACGTTGGAAGAACTGTGATGCAACGCATACAGTGGCCTGTACAGGACCTGCAGGCTGGCTGCGAGTGGACAATGAACCTGATGGATAAGTATGCGGTTTACTTTGGACACGTCTTATCAAACAGTTTCTACCCAGTCCTGCACCAAGCCATCGGGGTGGGCAGCGCCTTTGAAGGTTGGAGTCCCCGTGAGCAGGATGTTGTGTACCAGGTGCTCATACCCATGACTCCTCCCCGAGGCCACAGCTTCCACCTGGAGCTggactctgcagagcacaggcaggtgaGGAACTTCCGTGTCCGCGTGCAGCTGGAGTGCACCTgcaccaaggagcagcagggggagAACGTGCTGTGCTTCCTGCACCAGCccgaggaggagctgaggaggagTCAGGATCCCAGCCTCCTAGACACCCTGTGCACCGACTCCTACCTCGATGTGCACAAAACGGCCCGCTGGTTCCACCAGCTGGTGAGAGCCATCTGGCCAGCTTTGCCGCAGTCGCACAATTGGCATTTAACGCTGCTGCCCTCCAGACGCTGCTGCCAATTCAAGGTGACCAATGGCAGGGAAAGCTTCAGGATTGAGGTGTTGTTTGGGGTGCGCAGAGGCGACTCCGACGTCTTTGTGAGCAGCCAGCCTAAAGAGGCCCACACCCAAAGCACAACCTGGCCCGAGACCTATGCTGTGGCAGAGACTGAGTTCTTCAAGCACGTCGCCAAGCAGGCCCTGCCTGACAGTTTGCACCTCAAGTGCCTGCAGTTTTTCACCCGTCTTGTGCTGGGCTTCAGCTTCTCCACCTACAGCATGAAGACCATCGTCATGCACCTGCTCAACGTCGTGCCCGTGTCGCAGTGGCGCAGGAGAGATCTGCTGCGGCGCCTGCTGGATATCCGCGAGGGCCTGCGCTTTTGCGTGCAAGCAAAACACCTCAACCACTTCATTGTGGGGAACCAGAGGCTGCCTCCCAACATCCATTTACCCCCAGATGTTCAAAGGGGTCACACATACAATCTCTTCCATCGCCTGGCCGAGGAATCGGCCGCCCACACCCAGGCCGTTAGTGAGTACCGGGATCTGCAAAAGCGCTTCCAAAGAATCCTTCTCGCTGAACGCTGAACGGACGCACTGACGCACAGAGCTGTGCTCGTGCTGCTCgcagctggcagcacagagccacctCATAGCACTAATTTGGTGCTGTaaggagaagaggctgcaaaggctctgctgaaggtcccacagcctctcctgccgCCTCAAcagctggaaagccacaggACAGCTGATTCTGCCGCCTTGGATTATTTCATTCTCCAGAAAAGGCACCCACATTGGCATACAGCCCTGCTGCAATTTCCCCACTCCTAAGAATGCGTGTGAACACAGAACATGCCGTACCTGCGGGGCCAAAGTCACCAAACCCCACCTGCAACACGCACTTGTTCCCGCCCTTTCGGAAGCGCCAAAATTTACAGTATGAAAGAAGCGGGAATGGgggacagaaaaagaagcagagcGAAGAAGACCAAGGGGAAAAATCAACACTGCTTGGCTGCCATCAGTCAATGGACCGTGACTCTCCTTGTCTGTACAAAGGACACATTTAGGCCAGCAATGGACAAAGTGTCTTGGAGCTGACCTGAAATTTTCTGTATATAGGAATCTAGATATTTTTTCATAGCTagttatataataaataaaaagtttataCCAGTGAGTTGCTTCATTATTTATGATTACATATagtaaaatagaataaaacaaaaccatataCTAATATAAACAACAGCCCACATGAAAATACGTAATTATTCTATCCCAATAAAAAATCATTCCAAAGAGTTCAATCCACAATTaagtttaaataataataataaaaataatagagcACATATTAAGTGTCACGATATTTTTGGCGGAAAGGGTTTTCATCAAGCAGATGCATTCATACAGATATAACATACGTGTAATATATAGATACAGTGGGCATTTCATATTCTTGTAGCAATATAATTTCTATTCTACATCATACGTATGTATCACACataggattttattttgacatACAAGTCAAGCCGTATCTAGGGTTGCTATCTGTTCTGACCCATATTAATGCTCTCTACTTAGTGCATTTATGAGCAGCAACCTGGAAACAGCTTGGATCTTGTCTCAATAAAATACAATGTTGCAGAATCAGGATTGTGCAAATCTTTCTTGATCTCAGCCAAACCCACAGTGTTGGTAAAAGCCTTTCACAGTGAATCTGGGCTCGTGGGCTCTTGGCTTGAACTCAACCAAACGGACAGTGCTGAACTGGTTCTAATCAGAAATGCAGCCCAGCTGTCCCCGGCCCCTGTGATCATCACACAGTCACTGAATGGCTTGGCTTGGAAGGCTCCTTAGAAATTGCCTtgttcagccctgctgccaaggacagggacaccttgcactgggccgggttgctccaagccccagccaggctggcctggagcactgccagggatggggcagccgcagcttccctgggcagcgtGGGCCAGGGCCTCAGCAGCCTCAGAGGCCACAATGTCCTCCCCATCTGCAGCCTAAGCCCTCCCTGGGGCCAGGCCGGGCCGCAGCAGGGAGCACCTCAtggggctgtgcccggggagggaacggccctgcccagggacagcagggctctggcaccagggacagcagggacagcagggacagcagtgccgGGCACGGCCGCAGGGACACACGTGGCCGCAGTCACTgtcaggagcagagaggaacCTTCTCGCTCTCTGCAACTCCCAGACACGACGGCTGGGCTAGTGcagctcaggctctgctcccaggaaacaaGGGACAcgacaagagggaatggcctcaagttCCGCCACGGGAGGCTTAGATTGGGTATTAGGGAAAAATTTCTCCTCCAGAAGGGTTggcaagcactggcacaggctgcccatggAACTGGTGCCATTGACATTGCTTGAGACGCTTCAGgaatgtgtagatgtggcacttggggacatggtgaTCAGGTGGACTTGCCAGTGTCAGGTCTGTGCACTCTGACTTGATGGCACGATGAATGTGGGGCACCACACAGCCCAGGTGCTGGCAGCTGTAAACTGGCTCAAGCCATAGAGTAGAGCCTTCCATGTCAGCTAGCACCGGTTCTGGCAGCTGAGCCACTGGCAACATgccaccttcccctgctgcagaaCCCTTTTAGGGTcaagctggggcaggggaggggggtcAGTGattctcccagctcctgagcacaagctgagaaaagggaaatcaTGTAACCCATCGGCCTCTCGGACTGACGCCTGGTAACAGAACAAAGAGAGGAGCAAAGGCACAATTTGGAGTTCCATCTAGGCAGCACCAAGAGGGGATCGTTCAAATCCAGGTGTCCAGCACAGAATACACACCACAGGTTTTCCTAGAGGGGTAAAAGGtgcaaaaaaaaggacaagacaAACCTCAAACCCAAAGAGTAGTGTTTGAGTTTTCTGTGACTGATGGCTGAGAGACATGGCTGTGCAGTGCTGATGGTCTCTTCTGTGCACACTCCTCGTCTTTGCTCATCTCAGGGGCCTGCAAAGCCAGGCGAGgctttcttcctgctcttggcTGCGCTGAGACCAAACAGCCTTGGGGTGCCCAGcgctgtgagcaggagagctgggcaaAGTCACTGCAAGCCACGCAGCCTTCCCCTCCAAGGCTCCAGAGACACAAGGGCAGAAAGCTGCGGCCTAAGCTGGACTGCACTCGGACCTTGTGGAGCTTGTGTCTGCTCTGGCatccctcctccaggctgggcagtgtaaatctgagctgctttcccaggccATCCAGGCTTTGCACAAACTGGGGCCTTGCCGAAGGCAAAGGCCAAGGAAGGGCTCTCACTTGTGCTGCCGGTGCCGTGGAAAGCCGCAGAGCAAAGAGGGCATTTCTTGTCTGCCGGGATCCCCTCTTCACAGTCTGGCCTTGCAGCTTAGCAAAACCCACACGCACAGGAGGGGACATTCCAGCAATGACTTTCACTCCAAACCTTTCCATTTTCTACcaggaaaatactgattttcccttctgcttgcAAGGGCATGGATTCCCTTGGCTGATGGATTTGGCACAAAGGTTCTCCTCACATGGAAATGCTTCCAGGCAAACTGAAACTCTTCCTCCCACCAACAACCCATTTTGTCCCACGAGACCGTGGGAAGGAGGCCCAGTGCAAATGCACCACCTTTCTCTCCTCTCAAAGGAGCTGGATTCTCAGCCCAAGGGCCTGACACAATGCAGACGAGCCCTGAATTGAGGTTTTAGCTACGTGCGGGTGGTTGTATTAGCCCAGGGAAGCCACCAAATGAGCAGAGGAAAATTTCCTCAAGTTGAGCCATGGCAGATTTCAATTGGATCTCTAGGAAATTAGTCCTTCAACCAAAAGAATATGAAGCTTgggaacaggctgcctagggAAATGGCTGAGTCCCCAtgctcagaaatgtttaaatggcatgtggatgtggcatctGGGCACCTGGCTGATTGGAGCGTAGGCAGTGTTAAGTTTGCCAGTGGACTGCATGATCTGCAGGGACTTTTTCGACCTCACTGACTCCAAGATTCAAGTGTAGCTCAAGCAATGTCGTGCCAAAGCATAGACTCAATGATCCTCATGGGTGCCTTCTAACATGGATATCTATGAGAATGCCAATGAAGTGCAGATGAAAATCAATGCCAAGGAAAGAGCAGTGGGAGTTCTTTGAAAAAGATTGAGTCAAAGGCAGCCTTTTGCAGTACACCAGGGCCGCTCTGGGTGGCTGAGCCAGGGCGGGGACAAAGGGTGTGGTTGGCTGGATTGTGATGTGCTGTGACACCTGTGACACCTCGGGACGTGTCACAATGGGGGCCGCTATAAAAGGCCGCAGCAGGCAACGCTGGCCCTGCATTGCTTGAGCAAGCGGTGAGTGCACACGTGgtggggaggctgggctgggcacaagGGCCAGGCCAGAAACGCTGAACCTGGGGCTGGCTTCTCCCCCTgcatgcagggacagcccctgaTGGGAGAGCCTTGGGCAggtc
This genomic stretch from Cinclus cinclus chromosome 6, bCinCin1.1, whole genome shotgun sequence harbors:
- the LOC134045604 gene encoding LOW QUALITY PROTEIN: inositol 1,4,5-trisphosphate receptor-interacting protein-like 1 (The sequence of the model RefSeq protein was modified relative to this genomic sequence to represent the inferred CDS: inserted 1 base in 1 codon) codes for the protein MNSVVLLFVLLKTLIQYPQLMGDVPDEETRLRMEVHAKHMEWERIRLEWQVEQLDLKQSGVEQSLQLLALAVLLFLVLVLWLMGCKRSLRREEPEEGNNGANKEEVRNGLANEEVDVGNAEEEDDANGEEDGNGDGNXEDGNVAGNGEDNIENAVVNEAANAANNDLAIAAYEGDNDLDDNVGRTVMQRIQWPVQDLQAGCEWTMNLMDKYAVYFGHVLSNSFYPVLHQAIGVGSAFEGWSPREQDVVYQVLIPMTPPRGHSFHLELDSAEHRQVRNFRVRVQLECTCTKEQQGENVLCFLHQPEEELRRSQDPSLLDTLCTDSYLDVHKTARWFHQLVRAIWPALPQSHNWHLTLLPSRRCCQFKVTNGRESFRIEVLFGVRRGDSDVFVSSQPKEAHTQSTTWPETYAVAETEFFKHVAKQALPDSLHLKCLQFFTRLVLGFSFSTYSMKTIVMHLLNVVPVSQWRRRDLLRRLLDIREGLRFCVQAKHLNHFIVGNQRLPPNIHLPPDVQRGHTYNLFHRLAEESAAHTQAVSEYRDLQKRFQRILLAER